In one window of Drosophila innubila isolate TH190305 chromosome 2L unlocalized genomic scaffold, UK_Dinn_1.0 4_B_2L, whole genome shotgun sequence DNA:
- the LOC117780210 gene encoding uncharacterized protein LOC117780210 isoform X3 — protein sequence MYNDRPPMSETQSLGSNLGSTEVETSSRNHQEQVPDTSSRVSCACENCIGNVGSPETPQPKANSWNRYNDGSQEAPVWKATKSQAASSVHNMDSQLPQSSYAWPVNEALSIQNPNISQPSSSNYSNPTRIYGNPILERQQRPTILVIVVNKPGLGKPNNGNAPGNYHATTTAGYPIGGYQNCYHRPSIVYNPTASYPIGGYQEGGYNSLIGTDTVGSPSSSDNGQNQIPPSGTNSDVGKLTNEPGYRNGSDSGQGRKQCCDNCTCTSTDRFDNKEGDEETFTGPSETDTFDCTCDMGDLEKTLESLIPNENCLCYLANMSNKKKKKKKKLRSVFDRFASPPFVIEPKPNCCMRCCGNRSCCCSCCNKCCNSCYPWY from the exons ATGTATAATGATCGACCACCAATGAGTGAGACGCAGTCGTTGGGATCCAATTTGGGCTCAACGGAAGTGGAGACGAGCTCCCGAAATCATCAGGAGCAGGTGCCAGATACGAGCTCGCGAGTCTCTTGTGCTTGTGAGAATTGCATTGGGAACGTGGGGAGTCCGGAAACTCCTCAACCCAAAGCCAATTCTTGGAACAGATACAATGATGGCTCGCAAGAAGCACCAGTCTGGAAGGCAACCAAATCTCAAGCAGCCTCAAGCGTACACAACATGGACTCCCAGTTGCCGCAATCTTCTTATGCCTGGCCAGTGAATGAGGCACTTTCTATTCAAAACCCAAATATATCTCAACCTAGCAGCAGCAATTACTCCAATCCAACCAGAATCTATGGTAATCCCATTCTGGAACGACAACAGAGACCAACCATATTGGTCATAGTGGTCAA CAAACCTGGCTTGGGAAAACCGAACAATGGCAATGCACCTGGCAATTatcatgcaacaacaacagcaggttATCCCATAGGTGGTTATCAAAACTGCTATCACCGTCCCAGCATTGTCTATAATCCAACAGCAAGCTATCCAATTGGTGGCTATCAGGAAGGCGGCTACAACAGCTTAATCGGTACAGATACAGTCGGAAGTCCTTCTAGCAG CGATAATGGCCAAAATCAGATCCCCCCAAGTGG AACCAACAGTGATGTGGGTAAGCTCACCAATGAACCGGGATACCGAAATGG ATCTGATTCTGGGCAAGGTCGTAAACAGTGTTGTGATAACTGTACCTGCACAAGTACTGATCGATTCGATAATAAAGAAGGTGATGAAGAAACCTTTACAGGGCCAAGTGAGACTGATACTTTCGATTGTACTTGCGATATGGGGGATTTGGAAAAGACACTAGAGAGTCTAATACCGAATGAGAATTGCCTATGTTATCTGGCGAATATgtcgaataaaaaaaagaaaaagaagaaaaagctACGATCGGTTTTTGATCGATTCGCAAGTCCACCTTTTGTAATCGAGCCGAAACCGAATTGTTGCATGCGTTGTTGTGGCAACAGATCctgctgttgttcctgttgcaACAAATGCTGCAATTCATGCTATCCCTGGTACTGA
- the LOC117780210 gene encoding uncharacterized protein LOC117780210 isoform X2 — protein MYNDRPPMSETQSLGSNLGSTEVETSSRNHQEQVPDTSSRVSCACENCIGNVGSPETPQPKANSWNRYNDGSQEAPVWKATKSQAASSVHNMDSQLPQSSYAWPVNEALSIQNPNISQPSSSNYSNPTRIYGNPILERQQRPTILVIVVNKPGLGKPNNGNAPGNYHATTTAGYPIGGYQNCYHRPSIVYNPTASYPIGGYQEGGYNSLIGTDTVGSPSSSQNNQLTKTEYDNGQNQIPPSGTNSDVGKLTNEPGYRNGSDSGQGRKQCCDNCTCTSTDRFDNKEGDEETFTGPSETDTFDCTCDMGDLEKTLESLIPNENCLCYLANMSNKKKKKKKKLRSVFDRFASPPFVIEPKPNCCMRCCGNRSCCCSCCNKCCNSCYPWY, from the exons ATGTATAATGATCGACCACCAATGAGTGAGACGCAGTCGTTGGGATCCAATTTGGGCTCAACGGAAGTGGAGACGAGCTCCCGAAATCATCAGGAGCAGGTGCCAGATACGAGCTCGCGAGTCTCTTGTGCTTGTGAGAATTGCATTGGGAACGTGGGGAGTCCGGAAACTCCTCAACCCAAAGCCAATTCTTGGAACAGATACAATGATGGCTCGCAAGAAGCACCAGTCTGGAAGGCAACCAAATCTCAAGCAGCCTCAAGCGTACACAACATGGACTCCCAGTTGCCGCAATCTTCTTATGCCTGGCCAGTGAATGAGGCACTTTCTATTCAAAACCCAAATATATCTCAACCTAGCAGCAGCAATTACTCCAATCCAACCAGAATCTATGGTAATCCCATTCTGGAACGACAACAGAGACCAACCATATTGGTCATAGTGGTCAA CAAACCTGGCTTGGGAAAACCGAACAATGGCAATGCACCTGGCAATTatcatgcaacaacaacagcaggttATCCCATAGGTGGTTATCAAAACTGCTATCACCGTCCCAGCATTGTCTATAATCCAACAGCAAGCTATCCAATTGGTGGCTATCAGGAAGGCGGCTACAACAGCTTAATCGGTACAGATACAGTCGGAAGTCCTTCTAGCAG TCAAAACAATCAACTTACGAAGACTGAATA CGATAATGGCCAAAATCAGATCCCCCCAAGTGG AACCAACAGTGATGTGGGTAAGCTCACCAATGAACCGGGATACCGAAATGG ATCTGATTCTGGGCAAGGTCGTAAACAGTGTTGTGATAACTGTACCTGCACAAGTACTGATCGATTCGATAATAAAGAAGGTGATGAAGAAACCTTTACAGGGCCAAGTGAGACTGATACTTTCGATTGTACTTGCGATATGGGGGATTTGGAAAAGACACTAGAGAGTCTAATACCGAATGAGAATTGCCTATGTTATCTGGCGAATATgtcgaataaaaaaaagaaaaagaagaaaaagctACGATCGGTTTTTGATCGATTCGCAAGTCCACCTTTTGTAATCGAGCCGAAACCGAATTGTTGCATGCGTTGTTGTGGCAACAGATCctgctgttgttcctgttgcaACAAATGCTGCAATTCATGCTATCCCTGGTACTGA
- the LOC117780210 gene encoding uncharacterized protein LOC117780210 isoform X1: MYNDRPPMSETQSLGSNLGSTEVETSSRNHQEQVPDTSSRVSCACENCIGNVGSPETPQPKANSWNRYNDGSQEAPVWKATKSQAASSVHNMDSQLPQSSYAWPVNEALSIQNPNISQPSSSNYSNPTRIYGNPILERQQRPTILVIVVNKPGLGKPNNGNAPGNYHATTTAGYPIGGYQNCYHRPSIVYNPTASYPIGGYQEGGYNSLIGTDTVGSPSSRGINSQNNQLTKTEYDNGQNQIPPSGTNSDVGKLTNEPGYRNGSDSGQGRKQCCDNCTCTSTDRFDNKEGDEETFTGPSETDTFDCTCDMGDLEKTLESLIPNENCLCYLANMSNKKKKKKKKLRSVFDRFASPPFVIEPKPNCCMRCCGNRSCCCSCCNKCCNSCYPWY, translated from the exons ATGTATAATGATCGACCACCAATGAGTGAGACGCAGTCGTTGGGATCCAATTTGGGCTCAACGGAAGTGGAGACGAGCTCCCGAAATCATCAGGAGCAGGTGCCAGATACGAGCTCGCGAGTCTCTTGTGCTTGTGAGAATTGCATTGGGAACGTGGGGAGTCCGGAAACTCCTCAACCCAAAGCCAATTCTTGGAACAGATACAATGATGGCTCGCAAGAAGCACCAGTCTGGAAGGCAACCAAATCTCAAGCAGCCTCAAGCGTACACAACATGGACTCCCAGTTGCCGCAATCTTCTTATGCCTGGCCAGTGAATGAGGCACTTTCTATTCAAAACCCAAATATATCTCAACCTAGCAGCAGCAATTACTCCAATCCAACCAGAATCTATGGTAATCCCATTCTGGAACGACAACAGAGACCAACCATATTGGTCATAGTGGTCAA CAAACCTGGCTTGGGAAAACCGAACAATGGCAATGCACCTGGCAATTatcatgcaacaacaacagcaggttATCCCATAGGTGGTTATCAAAACTGCTATCACCGTCCCAGCATTGTCTATAATCCAACAGCAAGCTATCCAATTGGTGGCTATCAGGAAGGCGGCTACAACAGCTTAATCGGTACAGATACAGTCGGAAGTCCTTCTAGCAG AGGGATTAACAGTCAAAACAATCAACTTACGAAGACTGAATA CGATAATGGCCAAAATCAGATCCCCCCAAGTGG AACCAACAGTGATGTGGGTAAGCTCACCAATGAACCGGGATACCGAAATGG ATCTGATTCTGGGCAAGGTCGTAAACAGTGTTGTGATAACTGTACCTGCACAAGTACTGATCGATTCGATAATAAAGAAGGTGATGAAGAAACCTTTACAGGGCCAAGTGAGACTGATACTTTCGATTGTACTTGCGATATGGGGGATTTGGAAAAGACACTAGAGAGTCTAATACCGAATGAGAATTGCCTATGTTATCTGGCGAATATgtcgaataaaaaaaagaaaaagaagaaaaagctACGATCGGTTTTTGATCGATTCGCAAGTCCACCTTTTGTAATCGAGCCGAAACCGAATTGTTGCATGCGTTGTTGTGGCAACAGATCctgctgttgttcctgttgcaACAAATGCTGCAATTCATGCTATCCCTGGTACTGA
- the LOC117781124 gene encoding glycogen phosphorylase → MSKPQSDADRRKQISVRGIAEVGNVTEVKKNFNRHLHYTLVKDRNVATLRDYYFALANTVKDNMVGRWIRTQQHYYEKDPKRVYYLSLEYYMGRSLTNTMINLGIQSECEEAMYQLGLDIENLEEMEEDAGLGNGGLGRLAACFLDSMATLGLAAYGYGIRYEYGIFAQKIKNGEQVEEPDDWLRFGNPWEKARPEFMLPIHFYGRVIDTPEGKKWVDTQRVYAMPYDNPIPGFGNNHVNTLRLWSAKSPIDFNLKFFNDGDYIQAVLDRNLAENISRVLYPNDNFFEGKELRLKQEYFMCAATLQDIIRRFKASKFGSREAVRNTFEHFPDKVAIQLNDTHPSLAIPELMRILVDEEHLKWEEAWDITVRACAYTNHTVLPEALERWPVSLLESILPRHLQIIYHINFLHMENVKKKFPEDLDRMRRMSLVEEDGDKRINMAHLSIVGSHAVNGVAAIHSQILKDTLFRDFYEMDPKKFQNKTNGITPRRWLLLCNPGLSDLIAEKIGDEWPVHLDQLVALKKWAKDPNFQRNVARVKQENKLKLAAILEKDYGVKVNPASMFDIQVKRIHEYKRQLLNCLHIITLYNRIKKDPTANFTPRTIMIGGKAAPGYYVAKQIIKLICAVGNVVNNDPIVGDKLKVIFLENYRVTLAEKIMPAADLSEQISTAGTEASGTGNMKFQLNGALTIGTLDGANVEMAEEMGLDNIFIFGMTVDEVEALKKKGYNAYDYYNANAEVKQVIDQIQGGFFSPGNPNEFKNIADILLKYDHYYLLADFDAYIKAQDEVSKTYQNQAKWLEMSINNIASSGKFSSDRTIAEYARDIWGVEPTWEKLPAPEDQQ, encoded by the exons ATGTCGAAGCCACAATCGGACGCGGATCGCAGGAAGCAAATTTCGGTGCGCGGCATCGCCGAGGTGGGCAACGTAACCGAGGTGAAGAAGAACTTCAATCGTCATTTGCATTACACCCTGGTCAAGGATCGCAATGTTGCCACGCTGCGTGATTACTATTTTGCGTTGGCCAACACTGTCAAGGACAACATGGTCGGACGCTGGATTCGCACACAGCAGCATTACTATGAGAAGGATCCCAAG CGCGTCTACTATCTGTCCCTGGAGTACTACATGGGCAGATCGTTGACCAACACAATGATCAACTTGGGCATCCAGAGCGAATGCGAGGAGGCCATGTACCAGCTGGGTCTGGACATTGAGAATCTCGAGGAGATGGAGGAGGATGCTGGCCTGGGTAATGGTGGTCTGGGTCGCTTGGCTGCCTGTTTCCTCGATTCGATGGCCACTCTTGGCCTGGCTGCCTACGGTTATGGCATACGCTATGAGTACGGCATCTTTGCCCAGAAGATCAAGAACGGCGAGCAGGTGGAGGAGCCTGATGATTGGTTGCGTTTTGGCAATCCCTGGGAGAAGGCACGCCCTGAATTCATGCTGCCCATTCACTTTTATGGCCGTGTGATCGATACACCCGAGGGCAAGAAGTGGGTGGATACCCAGAGGGTCTATGCCATGCCCTATGACAATCCCATTCCCGGCTTCGGCAACAATCATGTGAACACGCTGCGTCTCTGGTCCGCCAAGTCCCCCATTGACTTCAACCTGAAGTTCT TCAACGATGGTGATTACATTCAGGCCGTGTTGGATCGTAATCTGGCCGAGAATATCTCGCGTGTGCTGTATCCCAACGACAACTTCTTCGAGGGCAAGGAGCTGCGTCTGAAGCAGGAGTACTTCATGTGCGCCGCCACTCTGCAGGACATCATCCGTCGCTTCAAGGCCTCCAAGTTTGGATCTCGCGAGGCCGTTCGTAATACTTTCGAACATTTCCCCGACAAGGTTGCCATCCAGTTGAATGATACCCATCCATCGCTGGCGATTCCTGAGCTGATGCGCATCCTAGTCGATGAGGAGCATCTGAAGTGGGAGGAGGCCTGGGACATCACTGTCCGTGCCTGTGCCTACACCAATCACACGGTGCTGCCCGAGGCTCTGGAACGTTGGCCCGTCTCGCTGTTGGAGTCGATCTTGCCACGTCATTTACAGATCATCTATCACATTAATTTCCTGCACATGGAGAATGTGAAGAAGAAGTTCCCCGAGGATCTTGATCGCATGCGTCGCATGTCCCTCGTCGAGGAGGATGGCGATAAGCGCATCAACATGGCCCATCTGTCCATTGTGGGCTCGCATGCCGTCAACGGTGTGGCTGCGATCCATTCGCAGATCCTCAAGGATACGCTCTTCCGTGACTTTTATGAGATGGATCCCAAGAAGTTCCAGAACAAGACGAACGGCATTACGCCACGCCGTTGGCTGCTCCTCTGCAATCCGGGTCTGTCCGATCTCATTGCCGAGAAGATCGGCGACGAGTGGCCCGTGCATTTGGATCAACTGGTTGCTCTCAAGAAGTGGGCCAAGGATCCCAACTTCCAGCGCAATGTCGCTCGTGTCAAGCAGGAGAACAAACTGAAGTTGGCCGCCATTCTGGAGAAGGATTACGGTGTCAAGGTGAATCCCGCCTCCATGTTTGACATTCAGGTGAAGCGCATCCATGAGTACAAGCGTCAGCTGCTCAACTGCCTGCACATCATCACATTGTACAATCGCATCAAGAAGGATCCCACTGCTAACTTCACACCACGCACCATTATGATCGGCGGCAAAGCTGCTCCTGGTTATTATGTTGCCAAGCAGATCATTAAGCTGATCTGTGCCGTTGGCAATGTGGTCAACAATGATCCCATTGTTGGTGACAAACTGAAGGTCATCTTCCTTGAGAACTATCGCGTTACTCTGGCCGAAAAGATAATGCCCGCCGCCGATTTGTCCGAGCAGATATCCACAGCTGGTACCGAAGCCTCCGGCACTGGCAACATGAAGTTCCAGCTGAACGGTGCCCTAACCATTGGCACTCTGGACGGCGCCAATGTGGAAATGGCCGAGGAGATGGGATTGgataacattttcattttcggcATGACCGTCGATGAGGTGGAGGCCCTGAAAAAGAAGGGCTACAATGCCTACGATTACTACAATGCCAATGCCGAGGTCAAGCAGGTGATCGATCAGATCCAGGGCGGTTTCTTCAGTCCCGGCAATCCCAATGAGTTCAAGAACATTGCGGACATTCTTCTCAAATACGATCATTACTATTTGCTGGCCGACTTTGATGCCTACATCAAGGCACAAGATGAGGTATCAAAGACCTATCAG AATCAAGCCAAATGGCTGGAGATGTCCATCAACAACATTGCATCCAGTGGCAAGTTCTCATCGGATCGCACCATTGCCGAATACGCACGTGACATCTGGGGCGTTGAACCCACCTGGGAGAAGCTGCCCGCCCCGGAGGATCAGCAATAA